A single region of the Neotabrizicola shimadae genome encodes:
- the hemF gene encoding oxygen-dependent coproporphyrinogen oxidase, giving the protein MSNGFDDRKARAAGWFRELRDRIVTAFEGLEDSHGGSGTPGRFEVTPTSRADGGGGLMSVMRGGRVFEKVGVNVSEVHGTLGERAQRAMAARGVPGMDSDPRFWASGISLVAHMVNPHSPAVHMNTRMFWTPHAWWFGGGSDLNPCIEYPEDTAAFHAVLKAACDGHNPEYYPRFKAWADEYFFVPHRGRARGVGGIFFDDLNTGDWEADFAFTQSVGSAFLPAFLPVTEARRHAPWTEADRETQLIHRGLYAEYNLVYDRGTKFGLETGHDANAVLMSLPPLARWP; this is encoded by the coding sequence ATGAGCAACGGATTCGACGACCGCAAGGCCCGCGCCGCCGGCTGGTTCCGCGAGTTGCGCGACCGCATCGTCACGGCTTTCGAGGGGCTGGAGGACAGTCACGGCGGGTCGGGCACCCCCGGACGGTTCGAGGTGACGCCCACCTCGCGCGCCGATGGTGGCGGCGGCCTGATGAGCGTGATGCGCGGCGGGCGGGTGTTCGAGAAGGTGGGCGTGAACGTGTCCGAGGTGCATGGCACCCTGGGCGAGCGGGCGCAGCGGGCGATGGCCGCGCGCGGCGTGCCGGGCATGGACAGCGATCCGCGGTTCTGGGCCTCGGGCATCAGCCTGGTGGCCCACATGGTGAACCCGCACAGCCCGGCGGTGCACATGAACACGCGCATGTTCTGGACGCCCCATGCCTGGTGGTTCGGGGGCGGGTCGGATCTGAACCCCTGCATCGAATACCCAGAGGACACCGCCGCCTTTCACGCGGTGCTGAAGGCCGCCTGCGATGGCCACAACCCGGAGTACTACCCCCGCTTCAAGGCCTGGGCCGACGAGTATTTCTTCGTGCCGCACCGGGGGCGGGCGCGGGGCGTGGGGGGCATATTCTTTGACGACCTGAACACCGGCGACTGGGAGGCCGACTTCGCCTTCACGCAATCGGTGGGTAGCGCCTTCCTGCCGGCTTTTCTGCCCGTGACCGAGGCCCGGCGCCACGCGCCCTGGACAGAGGCAGACCGCGAGACGCAGCTGATCCACCGCGGGCTTTATGCCGAGTACAACCTTGTCTACGACCGTGGCACCAAGTTCGGGCTGGAAACCGGCCATGACGCAAATGCCGTGTTGATGAGCCTGCCGCCTCTGGCACGGTGGCCATAG
- a CDS encoding fumarylacetoacetate hydrolase family protein produces the protein MSGFVLPPPPQPSVAVAGSVSRLAVRRMFCVGRNYAEHAREMGHAPDEAPPFFFTKPADAVVDSGATVPYPPMTADLQHEAELVVAIGATGADLSPDEAARLVWGHAAGNDLTRRDLQAEAKALRRPWDMSKGFDASAVVGPVRPLSLGPFGDAAITCRVDGRITQQARLSDMIWDVPHLLSHLSRFVTLQPGDLVFTGTPAGVGPIARGQTVTVEIDRLAPATVTFS, from the coding sequence GTGAGCGGATTTGTCCTGCCCCCGCCGCCGCAGCCTTCGGTTGCCGTGGCGGGCAGCGTGAGCCGCCTTGCGGTCCGGCGCATGTTCTGCGTGGGCCGCAACTATGCGGAACATGCACGCGAGATGGGCCATGCGCCGGACGAGGCGCCGCCCTTCTTCTTCACCAAGCCGGCCGATGCCGTCGTGGACAGCGGCGCGACGGTGCCCTACCCGCCGATGACGGCGGACTTGCAGCACGAGGCAGAACTCGTGGTGGCGATCGGGGCCACGGGCGCCGACCTTTCCCCCGATGAGGCCGCGCGCCTGGTCTGGGGCCATGCCGCCGGCAACGACCTGACCCGACGCGACCTGCAGGCCGAGGCCAAGGCGCTGCGCCGGCCCTGGGACATGTCGAAAGGGTTCGACGCCTCGGCGGTGGTGGGGCCGGTTCGGCCGCTGTCGCTTGGACCATTCGGCGATGCGGCCATCACTTGCCGCGTGGATGGCCGGATCACGCAGCAGGCCCGGCTGTCGGACATGATCTGGGACGTGCCGCATCTACTTTCGCATCTGAGCCGCTTCGTGACGCTTCAACCGGGCGACCTGGTGTTTACTGGCACACCCGCAGGCGTTGGCCCCATCGCGCGCGGGCAGACCGTGACGGTCGAGATCGACCGGCTGGCGCCGGCGACTGTCACGTTCAGTTGA
- the clpS gene encoding ATP-dependent Clp protease adapter ClpS, with product MSNPPGGGNGTDSSVLTKTKSKTQRPPMYKVLLLNDDYTPMEFVVHVLERFFGLSHAQSFEIMLTVHKKGLAVVGVFSFEVAETKVAQVMDFARRHQHPLQCTMEKD from the coding sequence ATGTCCAACCCGCCCGGCGGCGGCAATGGCACGGACTCGTCCGTCCTGACCAAGACGAAAAGCAAGACGCAGCGCCCGCCAATGTACAAGGTGCTGCTTCTGAACGACGACTACACGCCGATGGAATTCGTCGTGCATGTGCTGGAACGGTTCTTCGGCCTCAGCCACGCGCAATCCTTCGAAATCATGCTGACGGTTCACAAGAAGGGCCTCGCCGTGGTGGGCGTCTTCTCCTTTGAGGTGGCGGAAACCAAGGTGGCGCAGGTGATGGATTTCGCCCGCCGCCACCAACATCCGCTGCAATGCACCATGGAAAAGGACTGA
- a CDS encoding HAD family hydrolase, translating to MTTPITTVAFDADDTLWQNETFFRLTEERFAALLADHAAPDHLMERLIAAERRNLSHYGFGVKGFTLSMIETAIEVTEGAVPARIIAEILSAGREMLETPIELLPQAREAVEALAGDFQVLLITKGDLLDQERKLAQSGLGELFHGVEIVSHKTPATYAAVFARHGERPDRAMMVGNSLASDVIPVIEAGGHGVHVPHGLTWALEHAEPPEGHQRFHRLADLGDLPALVRRLNAG from the coding sequence ATGACCACACCGATCACAACCGTCGCCTTCGACGCAGATGATACGCTTTGGCAGAACGAGACGTTCTTCCGGCTGACAGAGGAGCGTTTCGCGGCGCTGCTGGCCGACCATGCGGCGCCGGATCACCTGATGGAGCGGCTGATCGCCGCCGAGCGGCGGAACCTTTCGCACTACGGTTTTGGTGTGAAGGGCTTCACGCTGTCCATGATCGAGACGGCGATCGAGGTGACGGAAGGCGCTGTTCCGGCCCGGATCATTGCCGAGATCCTGTCGGCCGGGCGCGAGATGCTGGAAACCCCGATCGAGCTCTTGCCCCAGGCGCGCGAGGCGGTGGAGGCACTTGCGGGTGACTTTCAGGTGCTGCTGATCACCAAGGGCGACCTTCTGGATCAGGAGCGCAAGCTGGCGCAATCGGGCCTGGGCGAGTTGTTTCACGGGGTCGAGATCGTGAGCCACAAGACACCGGCCACCTATGCCGCGGTCTTTGCGCGTCACGGCGAGCGGCCAGACCGTGCCATGATGGTGGGCAATTCGCTGGCATCGGACGTGATCCCGGTGATCGAGGCGGGAGGGCATGGCGTGCATGTGCCGCACGGGCTGACCTGGGCGCTGGAACATGCAGAGCCGCCCGAGGGTCATCAACGGTTTCACCGTCTTGCGGATTTGGGCGACCTGCCCGCGCTGGTGCGCCGGTTGAACGCCGGATAG
- a CDS encoding D-alanyl-D-alanine carboxypeptidase family protein has translation MGLPIKQFARNFVLLFGLVLAAACSAPRETGAAPYAAFVMDARTGQTLYAENADARLHPASLTKMMTLYIAFQEIEKGNLSLDTVVTVTPYAASQPPSRLGLKAGQKIQMRYLIRAAAIKSANDAAAAIGDHISGNQQAFAKRMTKTAKAMGMKNTTFKNANGLTADGHLSSAHDMTILGRHVIYDFPQYYNLFSRRTADAGIAEVQNTNRRFLDAYPGADGIKTGYTVAAGFNLTGSAERDGKRIVATVFGGKSTAHRNAKMAELLDLGFRKAGSGAAEPETALIADAGTVDDGNEEGGTAKTVRVVMNVNASPRPKANPGMAPAAIAVAAAEAAPAPEAAEETEVAAAAPAPAPEAEAAVVVADASTEEPEEAQVAALAVDPGSVQSTAAAPANSLQGQAQAIADGSATGTDPMVTLASASPRPAKRKAPIYDDATVVAAVAPAEQEVVTRVSTSGGRDWGITVGRYNTRSEAERVLLKTQLAETATLNDSLRKVVSRGGGYEATFSGLTQDQADLACRRLAARSTPCFTLGP, from the coding sequence GTGGGACTTCCCATCAAGCAGTTTGCACGCAATTTCGTTCTCCTGTTCGGGTTGGTGCTGGCGGCAGCCTGTTCTGCCCCGCGCGAGACCGGCGCGGCGCCCTATGCGGCTTTCGTGATGGATGCACGGACGGGGCAGACGCTGTACGCGGAGAACGCGGATGCCAGGCTGCATCCGGCTTCGCTGACAAAGATGATGACGCTGTACATCGCGTTCCAGGAAATCGAGAAGGGCAACCTCTCGCTGGACACCGTTGTGACGGTGACACCCTATGCGGCATCGCAGCCGCCGTCGCGGTTGGGTCTGAAGGCCGGGCAGAAGATCCAGATGCGGTATCTGATCCGCGCCGCGGCGATCAAATCGGCCAACGATGCCGCCGCCGCCATCGGCGACCACATCAGCGGCAACCAGCAGGCCTTTGCCAAGCGGATGACCAAGACCGCCAAGGCGATGGGCATGAAGAACACGACGTTCAAGAATGCCAATGGACTGACCGCAGATGGCCACCTGTCCTCCGCCCATGACATGACGATCCTGGGGCGGCATGTGATCTATGACTTTCCGCAATACTACAACCTGTTCTCGCGCCGCACCGCCGATGCCGGCATTGCCGAGGTGCAGAACACCAACCGCCGCTTCCTAGATGCCTATCCGGGCGCGGACGGCATCAAGACCGGGTACACCGTGGCGGCGGGTTTCAACCTGACGGGTTCCGCGGAGCGTGACGGCAAGCGCATCGTGGCTACGGTGTTTGGAGGCAAGTCCACGGCGCACCGCAATGCGAAGATGGCGGAGTTGCTGGACCTTGGATTCCGCAAGGCGGGCAGCGGGGCGGCCGAGCCCGAAACCGCGCTGATCGCCGATGCCGGCACGGTCGATGACGGCAACGAGGAAGGCGGCACTGCGAAGACCGTGCGCGTGGTAATGAATGTCAACGCCTCGCCGCGCCCGAAGGCCAATCCGGGCATGGCACCGGCGGCGATTGCGGTGGCGGCGGCCGAGGCGGCACCCGCGCCGGAGGCTGCGGAAGAAACCGAGGTGGCGGCTGCGGCGCCTGCGCCCGCGCCAGAGGCGGAAGCGGCGGTCGTGGTGGCCGATGCGTCCACCGAGGAGCCGGAGGAGGCCCAGGTCGCCGCGCTGGCCGTGGATCCGGGCTCTGTGCAATCCACCGCCGCGGCGCCGGCAAATTCCCTACAGGGTCAGGCGCAGGCGATTGCCGACGGGTCGGCAACCGGCACCGATCCGATGGTGACCCTTGCTTCGGCCAGCCCAAGGCCGGCCAAGCGCAAGGCGCCGATCTATGACGACGCGACCGTCGTGGCCGCCGTTGCCCCCGCAGAGCAGGAGGTTGTGACCCGTGTCTCGACCTCTGGCGGGCGTGACTGGGGCATCACCGTTGGCCGGTACAACACCCGGTCCGAGGCCGAGCGGGTGCTGTTGAAGACCCAGCTGGCCGAGACCGCGACGTTGAACGACTCGCTCCGCAAGGTCGTGTCGCGTGGCGGCGGCTATGAGGCGACCTTCTCGGGCCTGACCCAGGATCAGGCTGACCTGGCCTGCCGCCGGCTGGCGGCACGGTCGACGCCCTGCTTCACGCTGGGGCCGTGA
- a CDS encoding class I SAM-dependent methyltransferase yields the protein MRSTRLSLALDSGALAFPADGLIAVFSPHAGEDLGALPRSRTVIVTGFRPDHDAFAAAGWTCTTTAPEGLAAALVCLPRARDAALSLVASAAASVRPGGPVAVDGQKTDGIESVLRDLRAALPQGALSDPVTKAHGRLAVFPAGAADLSAWIARPRPIADGFTTIAGVFSADAPDRGSALLAAVLPRQMSGRVVDLGAGWGYLARAVLAHPGVTRLDLVEADAAALDCARLNIPDPRAAFHWADATRWKPAELADHIVCNPPFHVSREADPALGLAFLRAAASMLRPEGTLWLVANRHLPYDSPLKTLFHTVEELGTDPAFRLVRAARPVRGTRAPQDRRSS from the coding sequence ATGCGATCCACCCGCCTGAGTCTTGCGCTCGACAGCGGCGCTCTTGCGTTTCCGGCCGATGGCTTGATCGCCGTGTTCTCCCCCCATGCGGGCGAGGATCTGGGCGCCCTGCCCCGGTCGCGCACCGTCATCGTCACCGGCTTCCGCCCCGACCACGACGCCTTCGCCGCCGCCGGCTGGACCTGCACCACCACCGCACCGGAAGGTCTGGCTGCCGCACTGGTCTGTCTGCCCCGCGCGCGGGACGCCGCCTTGTCGCTGGTGGCCAGCGCCGCCGCCTCGGTCCGACCCGGCGGCCCGGTGGCGGTGGACGGGCAGAAAACCGACGGAATCGAATCCGTCCTGCGCGACCTTCGCGCCGCCCTGCCCCAAGGCGCCCTTTCCGATCCGGTCACCAAGGCGCATGGCCGACTGGCGGTCTTTCCCGCCGGCGCCGCCGATCTGTCGGCCTGGATCGCCCGGCCCCGCCCCATCGCGGACGGCTTCACCACCATCGCGGGTGTCTTCTCGGCCGACGCCCCCGACCGCGGCTCCGCCCTCCTCGCCGCCGTCCTGCCGCGCCAGATGTCGGGCCGCGTGGTGGACCTGGGCGCCGGATGGGGCTACCTCGCGCGCGCCGTGCTGGCCCATCCCGGCGTCACCCGCCTGGATCTGGTCGAAGCCGACGCCGCCGCGCTCGATTGCGCACGCCTGAACATCCCCGACCCGCGCGCCGCCTTCCACTGGGCCGACGCCACGCGCTGGAAACCGGCAGAGTTGGCCGACCACATCGTCTGCAACCCGCCCTTCCACGTCTCGCGCGAGGCCGATCCTGCCCTGGGTCTGGCCTTCCTGCGCGCTGCTGCATCCATGTTGCGCCCCGAAGGCACGCTCTGGCTGGTCGCCAACCGCCACCTCCCCTACGATTCCCCCCTCAAGACCCTCTTCCACACGGTCGAGGAACTGGGCACCGACCCCGCCTTCCGCCTGGTGCGCGCCGCGCGCCCGGTGCGCGGCACCCGGGCGCCCCAGGACAGGAGATCCTCATGA